Proteins from a genomic interval of Nocardia sp. BMG51109:
- a CDS encoding nucleoside hydrolase gives MRQKILLDVDTGIDDALALLYLLASPEAEIVGIAATAGNVPAAQVAANNLALLDLCRAPGIEVALGAGEPLAVPLRTTEDTHGPQGIGYASFPPSPRALSDRDAARLWVDTVRAHPGEIVGLCTGPLTNLALALRLEPELPHLLRRLVVMGGAFDHPGNTTPTSEWNVHVDPEAWKEVFDAFSVAPADRRPVVCGLNVTESIAMSPDHLVRLAERADSIPIELLSEHDRPGGDSKAGNAIVRFVTDAVRFYFEFHRDHAQGYLAHMHDPFAAAVALDPALARTRPATVDVELGGALTRGTTVADRAGMWGRKPNADIVTGTDPEAFFDRLIARVGDFARATYPPE, from the coding sequence CGCCGCCACCGCGGGCAACGTTCCGGCGGCACAGGTGGCGGCGAACAATCTCGCCCTGCTCGACCTGTGCCGGGCGCCCGGGATCGAGGTCGCGCTGGGCGCCGGCGAGCCGTTGGCGGTTCCGCTGCGCACCACCGAGGACACGCACGGTCCGCAGGGCATCGGGTACGCCTCGTTCCCGCCCTCGCCGCGGGCGCTGTCGGACCGGGACGCGGCCCGGCTCTGGGTGGACACCGTCCGGGCCCACCCGGGCGAGATCGTGGGCCTGTGCACGGGCCCGCTCACCAATCTGGCGCTCGCGCTGCGCCTGGAACCCGAACTGCCGCACCTGCTTCGGCGCCTCGTGGTGATGGGCGGGGCGTTCGACCATCCCGGTAACACCACGCCCACCAGCGAGTGGAACGTGCACGTCGACCCGGAGGCGTGGAAGGAGGTCTTCGACGCCTTCTCCGTGGCTCCGGCCGACCGGCGGCCGGTGGTGTGCGGGCTGAACGTCACCGAGTCCATCGCGATGTCTCCCGACCATCTGGTGCGGCTGGCCGAGCGGGCCGACAGCATTCCGATCGAGTTGCTGTCCGAGCACGACCGGCCCGGCGGGGACTCCAAGGCCGGCAATGCGATCGTGCGGTTCGTGACCGATGCCGTGCGGTTCTATTTCGAGTTCCACCGCGACCACGCTCAGGGGTATCTCGCGCATATGCACGATCCGTTCGCGGCCGCGGTCGCGCTCGATCCGGCCCTCGCGCGCACCCGGCCGGCCACCGTCGACGTCGAGCTGGGGGGTGCCCTCACGCGCGGCACCACCGTCGCCGACCGCGCGGGCATGTGGGGCCGGAAACCCAACGCGGACATCGTGACCGGCACCGATCCCGAGGCATTCTTCGACCGGCTGATCGCCCGGGTCGGCGACTTCGCCCGGGCGACATATCCGCCGGAGTAG
- a CDS encoding adenylate/guanylate cyclase domain-containing protein: protein MTDDVSTAALGPAPWGSRLLGSADETSGRRRLRVQTLLTVPLVTANLIGIAVAIALVGFVLPGPSVFGWDLVLLTFVAGPLYMAVAVLIGVVWGTVWGLRTLRWSIDPDRVPTEAEQAAAARVPRRLMVLVGVLWLGGAAVLTPLYGVVDPGFVPKFVLGIGFTVVVVCANSYLIAEFALRPVTSRVLEAAPTRRLGALGVFGRSVLVWTVGTGAPVALAMVLAVLYLSGMEFSGARLAVCVLSLGGATLVFGLVLMTQTLAATVAPVRTVRRALRRVEGGDLDVHVTVFDGTELGELQSGFNRMVDGLRERERIRDLFGRHVGAEVASAALAGNRELGGEEREAAALFIDIMGSTTLAATRPANEIVAILNDFFAVVVGEVERHGGLINKFEGDAALAVFGTPAPLDDFAGSALAAARAIHDRLADGAREFDAGIGVSSGRVVAGNVGARSRYEFTVIGDAVNEAARLCELAKQEPGRVLASATTLAAADEAERVRWKLGDAVVLRGRVEPTGLARPVG from the coding sequence ATGACCGACGACGTGAGCACCGCCGCGCTCGGGCCGGCCCCGTGGGGGTCGCGGCTGCTGGGATCGGCCGACGAGACGTCCGGGCGACGGCGGCTGCGGGTGCAGACCCTGCTGACCGTTCCGCTGGTGACGGCGAATCTGATCGGCATCGCGGTGGCGATCGCGCTCGTCGGCTTCGTGCTGCCGGGCCCGTCGGTGTTCGGCTGGGATCTGGTGCTGCTGACCTTCGTCGCCGGTCCGCTGTACATGGCCGTGGCGGTGCTGATCGGGGTGGTCTGGGGCACCGTCTGGGGTCTGCGCACACTGCGTTGGTCGATCGACCCGGACCGTGTCCCCACGGAGGCCGAACAGGCGGCCGCGGCACGGGTGCCGCGCCGGCTGATGGTGCTGGTGGGCGTGCTCTGGCTGGGCGGCGCGGCGGTGCTGACGCCGCTGTACGGTGTGGTGGACCCGGGTTTCGTGCCGAAGTTCGTGCTGGGCATCGGTTTCACCGTGGTCGTCGTCTGCGCCAACAGCTATCTGATCGCGGAGTTCGCGTTGCGGCCGGTGACCTCGCGGGTGCTGGAGGCCGCGCCGACGCGCCGGCTGGGCGCGCTCGGAGTGTTCGGCCGGTCGGTCCTGGTCTGGACGGTCGGTACGGGCGCACCGGTCGCGCTGGCCATGGTGCTGGCCGTGCTCTACCTGTCGGGCATGGAGTTCAGCGGGGCCCGGCTGGCGGTCTGCGTCCTGTCGCTCGGCGGCGCGACGCTGGTGTTCGGGCTGGTGTTGATGACGCAGACATTGGCGGCCACGGTCGCGCCGGTGCGCACCGTGCGGCGGGCACTGCGACGGGTCGAGGGCGGCGATCTCGACGTCCACGTCACGGTGTTCGACGGCACCGAATTGGGGGAACTGCAGAGCGGTTTCAACCGCATGGTCGACGGCCTGCGGGAGCGGGAGCGGATCCGCGACCTGTTCGGCCGGCACGTCGGCGCCGAGGTCGCCTCCGCCGCGCTGGCCGGCAACCGCGAACTCGGCGGCGAGGAACGCGAGGCGGCGGCGCTGTTCATCGACATCATGGGTTCCACCACGCTGGCGGCCACGCGGCCGGCGAACGAGATCGTCGCCATCCTCAACGACTTCTTCGCCGTCGTGGTGGGTGAGGTGGAACGGCACGGCGGCCTGATCAACAAGTTCGAGGGGGATGCCGCGCTCGCCGTCTTCGGCACCCCGGCGCCGCTCGACGATTTCGCCGGCTCGGCGCTCGCGGCCGCGCGCGCCATCCACGATCGGCTGGCCGACGGCGCAAGGGAATTCGACGCCGGGATCGGGGTCTCGTCCGGCCGGGTCGTGGCGGGCAACGTCGGCGCGCGCAGCCGGTACGAGTTCACCGTGATCGGCGACGCCGTCAACGAGGCGGCCCGGCTGTGCGAGCTGGCCAAGCAGGAGCCGGGCCGGGTGCTGGCTTCGGCAACCACGCTGGCGGCGGCCGACGAGGCCGAGCGCGTTCGCTGGAAGCTCGGCGATGCCGTCGTCTTGCGTGGCCGGGTCGAGCCGACCGGGCTCGCACGACCGGTCGGCTAG
- a CDS encoding L-2-amino-thiazoline-4-carboxylic acid hydrolase — MNTDQFGLGTGDYVPDPEHDTALLVDAFFDSIAATAGEHGPASAPAASMRARLAELEAASADRIVDEPARFNLRMTLALVVGYRVLAPVLGRDEAISAVRRAFVEPLGDALRAGTRAMLDNAPDPFAAMVAVSKSREEYAFGTGFEFERAADDDGRYHLNVVRCFYHEVLEAHSAAELTPAMCAFDANWIEVIDPDRHGFRFDRDTTIGWGGTQCPFHFERVR, encoded by the coding sequence GTGAACACCGACCAATTCGGCCTCGGCACAGGCGATTACGTTCCCGATCCGGAACACGACACGGCACTGCTCGTCGATGCCTTCTTCGACAGTATCGCCGCGACGGCAGGCGAGCACGGGCCGGCGTCCGCTCCGGCCGCGTCCATGCGTGCCCGGCTCGCGGAACTCGAGGCCGCGAGCGCCGACCGGATCGTGGACGAGCCGGCCCGGTTCAACCTGCGGATGACGCTCGCGCTGGTCGTCGGATACCGCGTCCTGGCGCCGGTACTCGGCCGCGACGAGGCGATATCGGCCGTGCGGCGCGCGTTCGTGGAACCGCTGGGCGACGCGTTGCGCGCCGGGACACGGGCGATGCTGGACAACGCCCCCGACCCGTTCGCCGCCATGGTCGCGGTGTCCAAGTCTCGCGAAGAGTACGCGTTCGGAACGGGTTTCGAGTTCGAGCGTGCCGCCGACGACGACGGCCGCTACCACCTGAACGTCGTGCGCTGCTTTTACCACGAGGTGCTCGAAGCGCACTCGGCCGCCGAGCTGACCCCGGCGATGTGCGCGTTCGACGCCAACTGGATCGAGGTGATCGACCCGGACCGGCACGGCTTCCGATTCGATCGGGACACGACGATCGGCTGGGGCGGAACGCAGTGCCCGTTCCATTTCGAGCGGGTCCGGTAG
- the meaB gene encoding methylmalonyl Co-A mutase-associated GTPase MeaB yields the protein MDVPRLADAVRNGERAGLARAITLVESTRADHRDAAQQLLLELTPDPERVESNRVGITGVPGVGKSTFIDGLGMYLIGEGHRVAVLAVDPSSTRTGGSILGDKTRMARLSLERDAYIRPSPTAGTLGGVAKATRETIVLLEAAGYDVILVETVGVGQSEVTVANMVDAFCFLTLARTGDQLQGIKKGVLELADLVAVNKADGKHEIEAKSAARELQGALRLIHPRESLWRPPVLTMSGLNGTGLDQFWDTVLEHRRVLTEAGEFAEKRRRQQVDWTWTMVHDQLLRRLAENPAVKSLRAQVEKGVRDGSVTPALAAEEILRAFDAR from the coding sequence ATAGACGTGCCGCGGCTGGCGGACGCCGTGCGCAACGGCGAGCGGGCCGGGCTGGCGCGGGCGATCACCCTGGTGGAGTCGACGCGTGCGGACCATCGGGACGCGGCCCAGCAGCTGCTGCTCGAGCTGACGCCGGATCCGGAGCGCGTCGAGTCCAATCGCGTCGGCATCACCGGCGTTCCGGGCGTGGGCAAGTCGACGTTCATCGATGGGCTCGGCATGTACCTGATCGGCGAGGGCCATCGGGTCGCGGTGCTGGCGGTCGACCCGTCGTCGACCCGCACCGGCGGATCCATCCTCGGCGACAAGACCCGGATGGCGCGGCTGTCGTTGGAGCGCGACGCCTACATCCGGCCGTCACCGACCGCCGGAACGCTCGGGGGAGTGGCCAAGGCGACCCGCGAGACGATCGTGCTGCTGGAGGCCGCCGGCTACGATGTGATCCTGGTGGAGACGGTCGGGGTGGGCCAGTCCGAGGTGACGGTCGCCAACATGGTCGACGCGTTCTGCTTCCTCACCCTGGCCCGCACCGGAGACCAGCTGCAGGGCATCAAGAAGGGCGTGCTGGAACTGGCGGACCTGGTGGCCGTCAACAAGGCCGACGGCAAGCACGAGATCGAGGCCAAATCCGCCGCGCGCGAGCTGCAGGGCGCGCTGCGGCTCATCCATCCCCGCGAATCACTCTGGCGCCCACCGGTTCTCACTATGAGCGGGTTGAACGGGACGGGCCTGGACCAGTTCTGGGACACCGTCCTCGAACACCGCCGAGTGCTCACCGAGGCGGGGGAATTCGCCGAGAAGCGCCGCCGCCAGCAGGTCGACTGGACCTGGACCATGGTGCACGACCAGCTCCTGCGCCGCCTCGCCGAGAACCCGGCGGTGAAATCCCTTCGGGCCCAGGTGGAAAAGGGCGTCCGGGACGGCTCGGTAACCCCGGCCCTGGCCGCCGAGGAGATCCTGCGCGCCTTCGACGCCCGCTGA
- the scpA gene encoding methylmalonyl-CoA mutase, translating to MTTRETEHVIGSFAEVPLGDPAVDRASNTTARVDAFVAAAAAANHQSPEQLVWPTPEGIDVPPVFTEADRDRIVAEGYPLDSVPGVAPFVRGPYPTMYVNQPWTIRQYAGFSTAADSNAFYRRNLAAGQKGLSVAFDLATHRGYDSDHPRVTGDVGMAGVAIDSILDMRELFDHIPLDQVSVSMTMNGAVLPILALYVVAAEEQGVKPEQLAGTIQNDILKEFMVRNTYIYPPKPSMRIISDIFAYTSARMPKFNSISISGYHIQEAGATADLELAYTLADGVEYIRAGLDAGMEIDQFAPRLSFFWAIGMNFFMEVAKLRAGRLLWSELVSKFEPKNQKSLSLRTHSQTSGWSLTAQDVFNNVARTCVEAMAATQGHTQSLHTNALDEALALPTDFSARIARNTQLLIQQESNTTRPIDPWGGSYYLEWLTHQLAERARAHIAEVEAHGGMAQAISEGIPKLRIEEAAARTQARIDTGQQPVIGVNKYQVDEDQQIEVLKVENSRVRAEQEEKLRRLRADRDPDEVRRALAELSRAAAWERSSRSDPADGGMGNNLLALAIDAARAKATVGEISDALEQVYGRHQAEIRTLSGVYREEAGKVTNISRAIDLVEEFAEAEGRRPRILVAKMGQDGHDRGQKVIATAFADLGFDVDVGPLFQTPEEVARQAADNDVHVVGVSSLAAGHLTLVPALRQALADVGRPDILVIVGGVIPPGDFEELHRAGAAAIFPPGTVIADAAVDLLQKLAGELGHEIGGSAPTGAE from the coding sequence ATGACCACACGAGAAACCGAGCATGTCATCGGCAGTTTCGCCGAGGTGCCGCTGGGCGATCCGGCGGTGGACCGCGCATCGAATACGACCGCGCGGGTCGATGCGTTCGTCGCGGCCGCCGCGGCGGCGAATCACCAGTCGCCCGAACAACTGGTGTGGCCGACGCCCGAGGGCATCGACGTGCCGCCGGTGTTCACCGAGGCCGATCGGGATCGCATTGTCGCCGAGGGATATCCGCTGGATTCGGTACCCGGCGTCGCGCCGTTCGTGCGCGGTCCGTACCCGACGATGTATGTGAACCAGCCGTGGACGATCCGCCAGTACGCGGGCTTCTCCACGGCGGCCGATTCCAACGCCTTCTACCGGCGCAATCTGGCGGCCGGGCAGAAGGGCCTGTCGGTGGCGTTCGACCTCGCCACGCACCGCGGCTACGACTCCGACCACCCGCGCGTGACCGGTGACGTCGGCATGGCGGGCGTGGCCATCGACTCCATCCTGGACATGCGGGAACTGTTCGATCACATTCCGCTGGACCAGGTCTCGGTGTCGATGACGATGAACGGCGCGGTGCTGCCGATCCTGGCGCTCTACGTCGTGGCCGCCGAGGAGCAGGGCGTCAAGCCCGAACAGCTGGCCGGAACCATTCAGAACGACATTCTGAAGGAGTTCATGGTCCGCAACACCTACATCTATCCGCCGAAGCCGTCGATGCGGATCATCTCCGACATCTTCGCCTACACCTCGGCCCGGATGCCGAAGTTCAACTCCATCTCCATCTCCGGCTATCACATTCAAGAGGCCGGTGCCACAGCGGATCTGGAACTGGCCTACACCCTCGCCGACGGCGTGGAGTACATCCGCGCCGGGCTGGACGCGGGCATGGAGATCGACCAGTTCGCGCCGCGGCTGTCGTTCTTCTGGGCGATCGGCATGAACTTCTTCATGGAGGTCGCGAAGCTGCGCGCCGGGCGGCTGCTGTGGAGCGAGCTGGTCTCGAAGTTCGAGCCGAAGAATCAGAAATCGCTGTCGCTGCGCACCCATTCGCAGACCTCCGGATGGTCGCTCACCGCGCAGGACGTGTTCAACAACGTCGCCCGCACGTGTGTGGAGGCCATGGCGGCGACCCAGGGCCACACCCAGTCGCTGCACACCAACGCCCTCGACGAGGCGCTGGCGCTGCCGACCGACTTCTCCGCCCGCATCGCGCGCAATACCCAGCTGCTCATCCAGCAGGAGTCCAACACCACCCGGCCGATCGACCCGTGGGGCGGCTCCTACTACCTGGAGTGGCTGACCCACCAGCTGGCCGAGCGCGCGCGGGCGCACATCGCCGAGGTGGAGGCGCACGGCGGTATGGCACAGGCGATTTCGGAGGGCATTCCGAAGCTGCGCATCGAGGAGGCCGCCGCCCGCACCCAGGCCCGCATCGACACCGGCCAGCAGCCGGTGATCGGCGTGAACAAGTACCAGGTCGACGAGGATCAGCAGATCGAGGTCCTCAAGGTCGAGAACTCGCGGGTGCGCGCCGAGCAGGAGGAGAAGCTGCGCCGGCTGCGCGCCGACCGCGACCCGGACGAGGTCCGGCGTGCGCTGGCCGAATTGTCCAGGGCCGCGGCGTGGGAACGGAGCTCGCGGAGTGACCCGGCCGACGGCGGCATGGGCAACAACCTGCTCGCCCTGGCGATCGATGCCGCGCGCGCGAAGGCCACCGTCGGCGAGATCTCCGACGCGCTGGAGCAGGTGTACGGGCGGCACCAGGCCGAGATCCGTACCCTCTCGGGCGTATACCGGGAGGAGGCCGGAAAGGTGACCAATATCAGCCGGGCCATCGATCTCGTCGAGGAATTCGCCGAGGCCGAGGGCCGCCGCCCGCGCATCCTGGTCGCCAAGATGGGTCAGGACGGGCACGACCGGGGCCAGAAGGTGATCGCCACGGCCTTCGCCGATCTCGGCTTCGATGTCGATGTGGGCCCGCTGTTCCAGACGCCGGAGGAGGTGGCGCGGCAGGCGGCCGACAACGACGTGCACGTCGTGGGCGTGTCGTCGCTGGCGGCCGGTCACCTGACGCTGGTGCCCGCGCTGCGGCAGGCACTGGCGGACGTCGGCCGCCCCGACATCCTGGTGATCGTCGGCGGCGTGATCCCGCCGGGCGATTTCGAGGAGCTGCATCGCGCCGGCGCCGCGGCGATCTTCCCGCCGGGCACGGTGATCGCCGACGCCGCCGTGGACCTGTTGCAGAAGCTCGCCGGGGAACTGGGCCACGAGATCGGCGGTAGCGCTCCCACCGGAGCGGAATGA
- a CDS encoding methylmalonyl-CoA mutase family protein gives MPMGSDSGTDVVPEYAAWRKGVAGVLAKSRKVDASELGDEPERLLGVSTYDGLTVAPLYTRRDELPERPLPGEFPFVRGTDATRDVRRGWHVAARFGGGDAAAVNRELLSALENGVGAVWLGAGARGVAVDDLPVALRGMLFELAPLVLDAGADAKAVAARLFSVLDEYRIEGVAEPDRADIQISLGVTPLTSRFAGSEHADTETAVVLAREAIARPETVRALTVCGLAFHEAGASDAQELGAAVAAGLAYLRLLTDAGIDVADALGQVMFRFAATDDQFETIAKFRAGRRLWARVAHELGAPASGGAPQYAVTSAAMMTQRDPWVNMLRTTLAAFGAGVGGADYVTVLPFDSALPPGEVEVSQAFSERMARNTQLLLLEESHLGHVRDPGAGSWYVESLTEGLAGKAWEFMQEIERAGGYLAALESGLLAERIAAVRAQRENDVAHRKTAVTGVNEFPDAGERPLSEQARRPGRVARYGAAFEELRNRSDACLAAHGARPRVVLIPLGPIAEHNVRVTFTANLMASGGIEAINPGALEMSGIGAAATESGATVAVLCGSDARYATEVGPAVEQLRGAGVATVLLAGPEKAVAELTGTQRPDGFLTARMDAVAALSGLLEKLGA, from the coding sequence ATGCCGATGGGTTCGGATTCGGGTACGGACGTCGTGCCCGAGTATGCCGCATGGCGCAAGGGCGTGGCCGGAGTTTTGGCCAAGAGCCGCAAGGTGGACGCGTCCGAGCTCGGTGACGAGCCGGAGCGGCTGCTCGGCGTCTCGACCTACGACGGGCTGACGGTAGCCCCGCTCTACACCCGGCGCGACGAGCTGCCCGAGCGGCCGCTGCCGGGCGAATTCCCGTTCGTGCGCGGCACCGACGCCACCCGGGACGTGCGGCGCGGCTGGCATGTCGCGGCCCGCTTCGGGGGCGGCGACGCCGCCGCGGTGAACCGGGAGCTGCTGTCGGCGCTGGAGAACGGCGTCGGCGCGGTATGGCTGGGCGCCGGTGCGCGCGGCGTGGCGGTCGACGACCTGCCGGTGGCGCTGCGCGGGATGTTGTTCGAGCTGGCGCCGCTGGTGCTGGACGCGGGTGCGGACGCGAAAGCGGTTGCCGCCCGGCTGTTCTCGGTGCTGGACGAGTACCGGATCGAGGGCGTCGCCGAGCCGGATCGCGCCGATATCCAGATCTCGCTCGGCGTCACGCCGCTGACCAGCCGGTTCGCCGGTAGCGAGCACGCCGACACGGAGACCGCCGTGGTGCTGGCGCGGGAGGCGATCGCCCGGCCGGAGACGGTGCGCGCGCTCACCGTGTGCGGCCTCGCCTTTCACGAGGCGGGCGCCTCGGACGCGCAGGAGCTCGGTGCCGCGGTGGCCGCGGGTCTGGCGTACCTGCGGCTGCTCACCGACGCCGGCATCGATGTCGCGGATGCGCTGGGCCAGGTGATGTTCCGGTTCGCCGCCACCGACGACCAGTTCGAGACCATCGCGAAGTTCCGGGCGGGCCGCCGGTTGTGGGCGCGGGTGGCGCACGAACTGGGCGCCCCGGCATCCGGTGGCGCGCCGCAGTACGCGGTCACGTCGGCGGCCATGATGACCCAGCGCGATCCGTGGGTGAACATGCTGCGGACCACGCTGGCGGCGTTCGGCGCCGGGGTAGGCGGCGCCGACTACGTGACGGTGCTGCCGTTCGATTCGGCCCTGCCGCCGGGCGAGGTCGAGGTGTCGCAGGCGTTTTCCGAGCGGATGGCGCGCAATACCCAGTTGCTCCTGCTCGAGGAGTCGCATCTGGGCCACGTGCGCGACCCGGGCGCCGGGTCCTGGTACGTGGAGAGCCTGACCGAGGGGCTGGCCGGCAAGGCGTGGGAGTTCATGCAGGAGATCGAGCGGGCCGGGGGGTACCTGGCGGCGCTCGAGTCGGGACTGCTGGCGGAGCGCATCGCGGCGGTGCGCGCACAGCGGGAAAACGATGTGGCACACCGGAAGACGGCGGTCACCGGCGTCAACGAGTTCCCCGACGCGGGCGAGCGCCCGCTGTCGGAACAGGCGCGCCGGCCGGGCCGGGTGGCGCGCTACGGCGCGGCCTTCGAGGAACTGCGCAACCGCTCGGATGCCTGTCTGGCCGCGCACGGCGCCCGGCCTCGGGTGGTGCTGATCCCGCTGGGCCCGATCGCCGAGCACAACGTGCGGGTCACCTTCACCGCGAACCTGATGGCGTCGGGCGGGATCGAGGCGATCAATCCGGGCGCGCTGGAGATGTCGGGAATCGGTGCGGCCGCAACCGAATCCGGCGCCACGGTCGCCGTGCTGTGCGGCTCCGACGCCCGTTATGCTACCGAGGTCGGCCCGGCCGTCGAGCAACTGCGCGGCGCGGGCGTGGCGACGGTGCTGCTGGCCGGGCCGGAGAAGGCGGTGGCCGAATTGACCGGTACGCAGCGGCCGGACGGATTCCTGACGGCCCGCATGGATGCGGTGGCGGCCCTGTCCGGCCTGCTGGAAAAGCTGGGAGCGTAG
- a CDS encoding TVP38/TMEM64 family protein, with translation MLSRLRNPRVLALLVLGGALLAAALLAPHPAPQQIRDWAHSVGPLFPLVFFAVHAIITVAPFPRTVFTLSAGLLFGPVLGIGVAVAATTVSAVLALLLVRTLDRQRVAARLTHPAVRAVDRRLERRGWLAVGSLRLIAAVPFSVINYCAGLSSIRMLPYLLATVLGILPGTVGVVVLGDALTGRTDPGFLVLSGVCLALGVIGLIVDARWGAEQFADPVAAEEEPVHT, from the coding sequence GTGCTGAGCAGACTCCGCAATCCGCGTGTCCTCGCGCTGCTGGTACTCGGCGGGGCGCTGCTCGCGGCCGCTCTGCTGGCTCCGCACCCGGCCCCGCAGCAGATCCGGGACTGGGCGCATTCGGTCGGGCCGCTGTTTCCCCTGGTGTTCTTCGCCGTGCACGCGATCATCACGGTGGCGCCGTTTCCCCGCACGGTCTTCACCCTCAGCGCCGGCCTGCTGTTCGGCCCGGTGCTCGGCATCGGCGTGGCGGTGGCGGCGACGACCGTGAGCGCCGTGCTGGCCCTGCTCCTGGTGCGCACGCTGGACCGGCAGCGGGTCGCGGCGCGGCTGACCCATCCCGCGGTGCGCGCGGTGGACCGCAGGCTCGAGCGGCGCGGCTGGCTGGCCGTGGGCTCGCTGCGGTTGATCGCGGCCGTGCCGTTCTCGGTGATCAACTACTGCGCCGGGCTGTCGTCCATCCGGATGCTGCCGTACCTGCTCGCCACCGTGCTCGGCATCCTTCCCGGCACCGTCGGCGTGGTCGTGCTCGGCGACGCGCTCACCGGCCGCACCGATCCGGGATTCCTGGTGCTGTCGGGGGTATGCCTGGCGCTCGGCGTGATCGGGCTGATCGTCGACGCCCGATGGGGAGCCGAGCAGTTCGCCGATCCCGTTGCCGCGGAAGAGGAACCGGTCCATACCTGA
- a CDS encoding SDR family oxidoreductase, whose product MPLLPHPTPEQLRRDPLPLRGRTALVTGASRRGGIGYAVARRLAAYGASVYLHHHVPHDAKLPWGADRPADVAAGVRAALADSDARVADGPGDLSDPAAPARLVAEATDALGTLDILVANHALSGGDGTLDTIDAAMLDEHWAIDTRSVILLVQAFATARASRPGGRVVMMTSGQDIADGMPGELAYALQKGALASITRTLATSLADQRITVNTVNPGPVDTDYLDGADYEFVAGRFPAGRWGMPDDPARLISWLATDEAEWITGNVIDSEGGFRRWPPDGLG is encoded by the coding sequence ATGCCCCTGCTACCGCATCCGACCCCGGAGCAACTGCGCCGCGATCCGCTGCCGCTGCGCGGCCGAACCGCATTGGTTACCGGTGCCAGCCGGCGTGGCGGAATCGGGTACGCCGTGGCGCGCCGGCTCGCCGCCTACGGCGCGAGCGTCTATCTGCATCACCACGTGCCACACGATGCGAAACTGCCCTGGGGCGCGGACCGGCCCGCCGATGTCGCGGCCGGGGTGCGCGCGGCGCTCGCCGATTCCGACGCCCGCGTCGCCGACGGTCCGGGCGATCTGTCCGATCCCGCGGCACCCGCCCGGCTCGTCGCCGAGGCGACGGATGCGTTGGGCACCCTCGACATTCTCGTCGCCAACCACGCGCTCAGCGGCGGCGACGGCACACTCGACACCATCGACGCCGCCATGCTCGACGAGCACTGGGCCATCGATACGCGGTCGGTGATCCTGTTGGTCCAGGCATTCGCCACCGCTCGCGCATCACGGCCCGGCGGCCGGGTCGTCATGATGACCTCCGGACAGGACATCGCCGACGGCATGCCCGGTGAGCTGGCCTACGCGTTGCAGAAAGGGGCGCTCGCGTCGATAACCCGCACTCTCGCAACATCGTTGGCGGACCAGCGGATCACCGTGAACACTGTCAATCCCGGCCCCGTCGACACCGACTACCTCGACGGCGCGGACTACGAGTTCGTCGCCGGGCGGTTCCCGGCCGGGCGCTGGGGAATGCCCGACGATCCGGCCCGGCTGATCTCCTGGCTGGCCACCGACGAGGCCGAATGGATCACCGGGAACGTCATCGACTCCGAGGGCGGATTCCGCCGCTGGCCCCCGGACGGGCTCGGGTAG
- a CDS encoding transglycosylase family protein gives MSRIRKFSSRTLGLTAVAGALFAVPFGLTATASASGGHDWDAVAQCEASGNWGANTGNGYYGGLQFTQSTWSSYGGSGSPADASREEQIAVAENVLAGQGAGAWPVCGAYL, from the coding sequence ATGTCTCGGATCCGTAAGTTCAGCTCTCGCACCCTCGGTCTCACCGCCGTCGCCGGCGCCCTGTTCGCCGTTCCGTTCGGCCTGACCGCCACCGCGTCCGCCTCGGGCGGCCACGACTGGGACGCCGTCGCGCAGTGCGAGGCCAGCGGCAACTGGGGCGCCAACACCGGTAACGGTTACTACGGCGGCCTGCAGTTCACCCAGAGCACCTGGAGCTCCTACGGCGGCAGCGGCAGCCCCGCCGACGCCAGCCGCGAGGAGCAGATCGCCGTCGCGGAGAACGTGCTCGCCGGTCAGGGCGCCGGTGCCTGGCCCGTGTGCGGCGCCTACCTGTAA
- the crcB gene encoding fluoride efflux transporter CrcB, which translates to MTAVLVFLGAMVGAPLRYLIDRAVLSRHDGVFPWGTFLVNLTGCLVLGGLTGAALGTPALALLGTGFCGALTTYSTFGYETVRLAEERSYLYAALNVVVSVVSGLGATLLAYTTVQALCA; encoded by the coding sequence GTGACGGCCGTGCTCGTGTTCCTCGGCGCGATGGTCGGCGCGCCGCTGCGCTATCTCATCGATCGGGCCGTCCTGAGCCGGCACGACGGCGTCTTTCCGTGGGGCACGTTCCTGGTGAACCTCACCGGTTGCCTCGTACTCGGCGGCCTCACCGGAGCGGCCCTGGGCACGCCGGCCCTCGCGCTGCTGGGCACCGGGTTCTGTGGCGCCTTGACCACCTACAGCACCTTCGGTTACGAGACCGTCCGCCTGGCCGAGGAGCGCAGTTATCTGTACGCCGCGCTGAACGTGGTCGTCAGCGTGGTGTCGGGGCTGGGGGCGACGCTGCTGGCCTACACGACGGTGCAGGCCCTCTGCGCCTGA